The nucleotide sequence GACCCAGGACAGGTCGCGCAGCTGGCCCTCGGCGTCCTTGACCACCACGATCGCCTCGGCACCCTTGCCCGGCAGTCCGGCCTCACGCACCGCGGTCCCGGCCGTGGTGCCCGCCGCAACTGTCACGTGCTGCGGGGCGGACTCGACTGGATGTGCCACGGTGCTGGGCTCCTTGTGCTGAACGACGCGGGGACCGGCGACGGGGTGCGTCACCGTTGTGTGCCCCGATGCTATCGGTGCCCGTCCGGGCGCCCGGCAGCAGACGCACGGGAGGCGGGAGCGAAGGTGGCGCGGAGGTCGGCAGGAGCCTGCCGGAGAGGTGAGGGTGGTCCCGGCTGGGTTCGAACCAGCGACCTTCCCGGTGTGAACGGGACGCTCTTCCACTGAGCCACGGGACCGTGCCTGACCCGGGTGAACCCTGGTCGGTCGGTGCGGTTGGGAACATTAACACGTCCCGCGGAGGGCCCTTGCAAGGGCCCTCCGCGGACGCCCTTGGGGCGGTCGGCTGGTCGGGTTCCAGACCCCGCTAGAGGGGTGACTGCACCCACCCGGCGTCATAGCCGACGAGGTCCGCCATGAGGGCCAGCGCGCCGATCAGCCACAGCGTGGTCAGCACGATCGCCGCAGTTCCCAGCCACGCCAGGGCCTGGATCCAGCGTGGCTGCGACGCCAGCCAGCGCGTCCAGCCGTAGTAGAACTTCTTGACCTGTGCCAGCACGCGCTGCGCCCAGGAGAACTCGCTGGCCAGGATGGCCAGCCCGGCGATGACCACGGCCCACCCCGGTCCGGGGTAGGGAATGAGGAGGATGCCCAGGCAGAGCACCAGCGTGCCCACCACGCCGGTGCTGATGCGGTACACCAGGTTCGCCGTGCGCCGGTGCCGCAGCCGCTCACGCCACCGTCGGTGCTTCTTCTGGGTGCGCACGAGCCAGCCGTCGTCGGGCTGCTCGACGCCCCGCTCCTCCCGCTCGTGCCGCGCACTCTCCTGCGCCGCAGTCTCCTGCCGCACAGTCTTCTGCGGCACGGTCTCCTGCCGCGCATCCTTCTGCGGCGGGGTCTCTGCTGGCACGGTCTGCTCGGTCATGGTCTCCTCTGGCAGGGCGTCCTGCCGCTCTGGTTGTCCGCTCACGCCGAGACCTGTCCGATCGCGACGATGGTGCCCGGGCTGGCCGGTTGGGCTCCTGCGGGCTCCACGGACACCGCGAACATCGGGAAGCTGGTGGGGTCGGACGTGGTCATCGGCGCCACCCCGAGGGCACCGGCGGGCGCCCCGGTAGTGGTCACTGGACCCAGCATCACCGGGCTGGTGTCACCGAGGCCGTTCATCCCCCACAACAC is from Rhodococcus sp. X156 and encodes:
- a CDS encoding TIGR02611 family protein gives rise to the protein MSGQPERQDALPEETMTEQTVPAETPPQKDARQETVPQKTVRQETAAQESARHEREERGVEQPDDGWLVRTQKKHRRWRERLRHRRTANLVYRISTGVVGTLVLCLGILLIPYPGPGWAVVIAGLAILASEFSWAQRVLAQVKKFYYGWTRWLASQPRWIQALAWLGTAAIVLTTLWLIGALALMADLVGYDAGWVQSPL